The following proteins are co-located in the Carassius auratus strain Wakin chromosome 7, ASM336829v1, whole genome shotgun sequence genome:
- the LOC113106460 gene encoding nuclear factor of activated T-cells 5-like isoform X3 — MSQKSGGEAGPPPSTALATDASSVSSALSMGSPRSAFPTSFTSASERIAVHESSTPGDVSNQRKAEVLAAENKLSGREEGGQQTQQQHQMTPSKRPVLNISPPPEDLFDESNMSCQDELFLDSEQSSNIWIEKSVSNFSIVSSSSYNDNTEVPRKARKCTPRQKPGPKSVPAEEVSMDVFDADSAKGPHFVLSQLGPDSKTCSKANSDGPQASGLKGGILSRQYPQKSEGKELKIVVQPETQHRARYLTEGSRGSVKDRTQQGFPTIKLEGVKESVVLQIFVANDAGRVKPHGFYQACRVTGRNTTTCREVDIEGTTVIEVPLDPSSNMTLAVDCVGILKLRNADVEARIGVAGSKRKSTRARLVFRVNIQRPDGSVLTLQTSSSPILCTQPAGVPEILKKSLHSCSVKGGSEVFIIGKNFLKGTKVLFQESASDDKSWKAEADIDMEFFHQNHLIVKVPPYQNPAITSPVSVGIYVVTNAGRSHDVQPFTYTPEPETCSFTVVDASVKKEVLPPVTPCCFEQMKVIDTALLTPVLPLVKREEVTPMEVSSKPSAFKTSEVISSAQQTLDMSAEDSTNNCKFSSPLVHQTREQDQSQNSVFSNKEPFSTIQEQSLAPSGSFHVPNKSLLQQGAQPFLLEHRESLEQERTGNSGGSVVRLSQIGDNSQQQLSLLPPDEVAQLEQAVRQLQAKGFCNIHLQSENSLSKQRHHQLQQQQFQQHQQQIQHQQQQIQQQQQHIQQQEQQIQLQQQQHQQQQALENLQHQLFQPQVQIHCSSEQQSSSKGIVQNGSSLFQQTPAQEQQQQASLFQQATGFLQQQPSHSPPSLFHNPTAMTESQSPQEALFHTQKTSPSQDQVQASLFQNNQTILSRSNMSAEAHPSTTSMFLSQNAIPGQLAINAGQPQQLAFHTSMQTSSLEAPSVFPTPPQLSPIQQGTPMEQQQSPQHTQPGSMFQSISQSASKLPSGQQQQAGLLLGSLNSPVTQEQTSNLLFGGQVQIGSMNNSSLSSPEQQNTSLPFSQTGMVTVRQQESPEPMTFQDQTTMGVSPSSNKPIFQDQQPMQLAPSSGIGPSQSVNLFMAQSSMQGSMASQETIFASQSDVSRIQTSTSSPVQQPGQLFQTTMSGSLNQPNQNQQPDLFLFEIQNECRQLMNSQGSTLSDQIIAINQSGQTQQESEDQIQSLLGQPIADPGTVQTTLTTSQNMEKIDHLLVSLQEQANNISHSY; from the exons ATGCCTCGTCCGTCTCTTCTGCTTTGAGCATGGGAAGTCCTCGCAGTGCTTTTCCCACCTCTTTCACCTCAGCTTCAGAGCGGATCGCCGTGCACGAGAGCAGCACACCGGGAGATGTTAGCAATCAAAGAAAAGCAGAGGTTCTGGCTGCTGAAAACAAGCTTTCCGGTCGAGAAGAAGGTGGCCAGCAGACCCAGCAGCAGCACCAGATGACACCCTCCAAACGGCCTGTCCTCAACATCTCGCCTCCACCAGAGGACCTGTTCGATGAGAGCAACATGTCCTGCCAGGATGAGCTCTTTCTCGACTCGGAGCAGAGTAGCAACATCTGGATAGAAAAGTCGGTGTCCAACTTCAGCATTGTGAGCTCCAGCTCCTACAATGACAACACCGAAGTTCCCCGCAAGGCCCGCAAGTGCACCCCGCGACAGAAGCCCGGGCCAAAATCGGTCCCTGCTGAAGAGGTCAGCATGGATGTGTTTGATGCAGATAGTGCCAAAGGTCCACACTTTGTGCTCTCGCAACTTGGCCCAGACAGCAAGACCTGTTCCAAAGCAAA CTCTGATGGACCACAAGCTTCTGGCCTTAAAGGTGGGATACTGTCTCGTCAGTATCCTCAGAAAAGTGAAGGGAAAGAACTGAAGATTGTGGTGCAGCCTGAGACTCAGCATAGAGCGCGTTACCTAACTGAAGGCAGCCGTGGGTCTGTGAAAGACAGAACACAGCAGGGTTTCCCTACTATCAAG CTCGAGGGTGTGAAGGAGTCAGTGGTCCTGCAGATTTTTGTCGCCAATGATGCTGGACGTGTAAAGCCCCATGGCTTCTACCAGGCTTGCAGAGTTACTGGCCGTAACACAACCACCTGTAGGGAAGTGGACATCGAAGGCACCACTGTCATCGAAGTGCCTCTGGATCCCAGCAGCAATATGACTCTGGC TGTAGACTGCGTGGGGATCCTAAAGCTCAGGAATGCTGATGTGGAGGCCCGTATTGGGGTGGCTGGATCTAAGAGGAAGAGCACCCGCGCCAGACTGGTGTTTCGAGTCAACATCCAACGCCCGGATGGCTCTGTGCTCACATTACAGACCTCTTCGTCTCCCATACTGTGCA CCCAGCCTGCAGGAGTACCTGAGATTCTCAAGAAGAGTTTGCACAGCTGTTCAGTTAAAGGGGGGAGTGAAGTCTTTATTATTGGAAAAAACTTTCTCAAAGGAACCAAGGTCTTATTTCAGGAGAGTGCTTCAG ATGATAAATCCTGGAAGGCAGAGGCTGACATTGACATGGAGTTTTTCCATCAG AATCACCTTATTGTCAAAGTCCCTCCATATCAAAATCCAGCTATCACATCTCCTGTATCTGTTGGTATCTATGTTGTTACGAATGCTGGACGTTCCCATGATGTTCAACCATTTACATACACTCCAGAGCCAG AAACATGCTCTTTTACAGTTGTCGATGCTTCTGTGAAAAAGGAAGTCTTGCCTCCAGTGACACCTTGTTGTTTTGAACAAATGAAAG TAATAGATACCGCCTTGCTGACGCCAGTTTTGCCTCTTGTTAAACGAGAAGAGGTCACTCCAATGGAGGTCTCCAGTAAACCTTCGGCTTTCAAG ACCTCTGAAGTCATCAGTTCAGCCCAGCAAACCTTAGATATGAGTGCCGAGGACTCCACCAATAACTGCAAATTTTCCAGTCCACTGGTACACCAAACAAGAGAACAGGATCAATCTCAGAACTCTGTCTTTTCCAACAAAGAACCATTCAGCACCATCCAGGAACAGAGTCTTGCACCCAGTGGCTCTTTCCATGTGCCTAATAAATCTCTACTTCAGCAAGGAGCTCAGCCATTCCTCTTGGAACACAGAGAGAGTCTAGAACAGGAGAGGACAGGCAACAGTGGTGGTTCAGTGGTGAGGCTTTCCCAGATTGGTGACAACTCACAGCAGCAGCTCTCACTTCTACCTCCAGATGAGGTGGCACAGCTGGAGCAGGCTGTACGGCAGCTGCAAGCGAAGGGATTCTGCAACATCCATCTCCAGAGTGAGAATTCACTCTCAAAACAAAGACACCATCAACTTCAACAGCAGCAATTCCAACAGCACCAGCAGCAAATCCAACATCAGCAGCAGCaaatccagcagcagcagcagcacatccAGCAACAAGAGCAACAAATCCAGTTGCAGCAGCAGCAACACCAGCAGCAGCAAGCTCTGGAGAACCTTCAACATCAGCTCTTTCAGCCCCAGGTTCAGATACATTGTAGTTCAGAGCAGCAGAGCTCTTCCAAAGGTATAGTGCAGAATGGAAGTTCCCTCTTCCAGCAAACCCCAGcccaagagcagcagcaacaagcATCCCTGTTTCAACAAGCAACTGGCTTTCTTCAGCAGCAGCCCAGTCATTCCCCACCTTCTCTGTTTCACAACCCTACAGCCATGACCGAATCCCAAAGCCCACAGGAGGCTCTTTTCCACACACAGAAGACCTCACCCAGTCAGGATCAGGTCCAAGCTTCCCTTTTCCAAAACAATCAGACAATTCTTAGTAGGTCCAACATGTCAGCGGAAGCTCACCCATCTACGACCAGTATGTTTCTTTCCCAAAATGCCATACCAGGTCAACTTGCCATTAACGCCGGCCAGCCACAGCAACTGGCCTTTCACACTTCTATGCAGACATCTTCTCTCGAGGCACCATCTGTATTTCCGACTCCACCCCAACTGTCCCCCATTCAGCAAGGCACTCCGATGGAGCAGCAGCAATCACCACAGCATACCCAACCTGGATCCATGTTCCAGAGCATCTCCCAGTCAGCAAGCAAACTTCCCTCTGGTCAGCAGCAGCAGGCTGGTCTACTCCTCGGTTCCTTAAATTCTCCAGTGACACAAGAGCAAACTTCCAATTTGTTATTTGGTGGGCAAGTCCAGATAGGATCGATGAACAACAGTAGCCTATCTTCTCCAGAACAACAGAACACTTCCCTTCCCTTTTCTCAGACCGGCATGGTTACAGTCAGGCAGCAGGAGTCACCTGAACCCATGACATTTCAGGATCAGACTACTATGGGGGTCAGCCCCTCCTCAAATAAGCCCATCTTCCAAGACCAGCAACCAATGCAGTTGGCACCAAGTTCTGGTATAGGCCCTTCACAGTCTGTAAACCTCTTCATGGCCCAATCCAGCATGCAAGGGAGTATGGCTTCTCAAGAAACCATTTTTGCATCACAGAGTGATGTAAGCCGAATTCAGACTAGCACTTCCTCTCCAGTACAACAGCCTGGTCAACTCTTTCAGACCACAATGAGTGGAAGCCTCAACCAGCCCAATCAGAATCAGCAGCCAGACCTGTTCCTCTTTGAGATTCAGAACG AGTGCCGTCAGCTAATGAACAGCCAAGGATCTACACTGTCTGACCAGATCATTGCCATCAATCAGTCTGGACAGACTCAGCAAGAGAGTGAAGATCAAATCCAGTCTTTACTTGGGCAGCCTATAGCAGACCCAGGAACTGTGCAAACCACCTTGACAACCTCTCAGAACATGGAGAAGATTGACCACCTTCTGGTGAGCCTACAGGAGCAAGCCAATAACATCTCCCACTCCTACTAG
- the LOC113106460 gene encoding nuclear factor of activated T-cells 5-like isoform X2: MPSDFTSLFSADVDLDSPNSLYSKESVYDLLPKELQLPSSREQNVAAMSQKSGGEAGPPPSTALATDASSVSSALSMGSPRSAFPTSFTSASERIAVHESSTPGDVSNQRKAEVLAAENKLSGREEGGQQTQQQHQMTPSKRPVLNISPPPEDLFDESNMSCQDELFLDSEQSSNIWIEKSVSNFSIVSSSSYNDNTEVPRKARKCTPRQKPGPKSVPAEEVSMDVFDADSAKGPHFVLSQLGPDSKTCSKANSDGPQASGLKGGILSRQYPQKSEGKELKIVVQPETQHRARYLTEGSRGSVKDRTQQGFPTIKLEGVKESVVLQIFVANDAGRVKPHGFYQACRVTGRNTTTCREVDIEGTTVIEVPLDPSSNMTLAVDCVGILKLRNADVEARIGVAGSKRKSTRARLVFRVNIQRPDGSVLTLQTSSSPILCTQPAGVPEILKKSLHSCSVKGGSEVFIIGKNFLKGTKVLFQESASDDKSWKAEADIDMEFFHQNHLIVKVPPYQNPAITSPVSVGIYVVTNAGRSHDVQPFTYTPEPVVDASVKKEVLPPVTPCCFEQMKVIDTALLTPVLPLVKREEVTPMEVSSKPSAFKTSEVISSAQQTLDMSAEDSTNNCKFSSPLVHQTREQDQSQNSVFSNKEPFSTIQEQSLAPSGSFHVPNKSLLQQGAQPFLLEHRESLEQERTGNSGGSVVRLSQIGDNSQQQLSLLPPDEVAQLEQAVRQLQAKGFCNIHLQSENSLSKQRHHQLQQQQFQQHQQQIQHQQQQIQQQQQHIQQQEQQIQLQQQQHQQQQALENLQHQLFQPQVQIHCSSEQQSSSKGIVQNGSSLFQQTPAQEQQQQASLFQQATGFLQQQPSHSPPSLFHNPTAMTESQSPQEALFHTQKTSPSQDQVQASLFQNNQTILSRSNMSAEAHPSTTSMFLSQNAIPGQLAINAGQPQQLAFHTSMQTSSLEAPSVFPTPPQLSPIQQGTPMEQQQSPQHTQPGSMFQSISQSASKLPSGQQQQAGLLLGSLNSPVTQEQTSNLLFGGQVQIGSMNNSSLSSPEQQNTSLPFSQTGMVTVRQQESPEPMTFQDQTTMGVSPSSNKPIFQDQQPMQLAPSSGIGPSQSVNLFMAQSSMQGSMASQETIFASQSDVSRIQTSTSSPVQQPGQLFQTTMSGSLNQPNQNQQPDLFLFEIQNECRQLMNSQGSTLSDQIIAINQSGQTQQESEDQIQSLLGQPIADPGTVQTTLTTSQNMEKIDHLLVSLQEQANNISHSY; the protein is encoded by the exons ATGCCTCGTCCGTCTCTTCTGCTTTGAGCATGGGAAGTCCTCGCAGTGCTTTTCCCACCTCTTTCACCTCAGCTTCAGAGCGGATCGCCGTGCACGAGAGCAGCACACCGGGAGATGTTAGCAATCAAAGAAAAGCAGAGGTTCTGGCTGCTGAAAACAAGCTTTCCGGTCGAGAAGAAGGTGGCCAGCAGACCCAGCAGCAGCACCAGATGACACCCTCCAAACGGCCTGTCCTCAACATCTCGCCTCCACCAGAGGACCTGTTCGATGAGAGCAACATGTCCTGCCAGGATGAGCTCTTTCTCGACTCGGAGCAGAGTAGCAACATCTGGATAGAAAAGTCGGTGTCCAACTTCAGCATTGTGAGCTCCAGCTCCTACAATGACAACACCGAAGTTCCCCGCAAGGCCCGCAAGTGCACCCCGCGACAGAAGCCCGGGCCAAAATCGGTCCCTGCTGAAGAGGTCAGCATGGATGTGTTTGATGCAGATAGTGCCAAAGGTCCACACTTTGTGCTCTCGCAACTTGGCCCAGACAGCAAGACCTGTTCCAAAGCAAA CTCTGATGGACCACAAGCTTCTGGCCTTAAAGGTGGGATACTGTCTCGTCAGTATCCTCAGAAAAGTGAAGGGAAAGAACTGAAGATTGTGGTGCAGCCTGAGACTCAGCATAGAGCGCGTTACCTAACTGAAGGCAGCCGTGGGTCTGTGAAAGACAGAACACAGCAGGGTTTCCCTACTATCAAG CTCGAGGGTGTGAAGGAGTCAGTGGTCCTGCAGATTTTTGTCGCCAATGATGCTGGACGTGTAAAGCCCCATGGCTTCTACCAGGCTTGCAGAGTTACTGGCCGTAACACAACCACCTGTAGGGAAGTGGACATCGAAGGCACCACTGTCATCGAAGTGCCTCTGGATCCCAGCAGCAATATGACTCTGGC TGTAGACTGCGTGGGGATCCTAAAGCTCAGGAATGCTGATGTGGAGGCCCGTATTGGGGTGGCTGGATCTAAGAGGAAGAGCACCCGCGCCAGACTGGTGTTTCGAGTCAACATCCAACGCCCGGATGGCTCTGTGCTCACATTACAGACCTCTTCGTCTCCCATACTGTGCA CCCAGCCTGCAGGAGTACCTGAGATTCTCAAGAAGAGTTTGCACAGCTGTTCAGTTAAAGGGGGGAGTGAAGTCTTTATTATTGGAAAAAACTTTCTCAAAGGAACCAAGGTCTTATTTCAGGAGAGTGCTTCAG ATGATAAATCCTGGAAGGCAGAGGCTGACATTGACATGGAGTTTTTCCATCAG AATCACCTTATTGTCAAAGTCCCTCCATATCAAAATCCAGCTATCACATCTCCTGTATCTGTTGGTATCTATGTTGTTACGAATGCTGGACGTTCCCATGATGTTCAACCATTTACATACACTCCAGAGCCAG TTGTCGATGCTTCTGTGAAAAAGGAAGTCTTGCCTCCAGTGACACCTTGTTGTTTTGAACAAATGAAAG TAATAGATACCGCCTTGCTGACGCCAGTTTTGCCTCTTGTTAAACGAGAAGAGGTCACTCCAATGGAGGTCTCCAGTAAACCTTCGGCTTTCAAG ACCTCTGAAGTCATCAGTTCAGCCCAGCAAACCTTAGATATGAGTGCCGAGGACTCCACCAATAACTGCAAATTTTCCAGTCCACTGGTACACCAAACAAGAGAACAGGATCAATCTCAGAACTCTGTCTTTTCCAACAAAGAACCATTCAGCACCATCCAGGAACAGAGTCTTGCACCCAGTGGCTCTTTCCATGTGCCTAATAAATCTCTACTTCAGCAAGGAGCTCAGCCATTCCTCTTGGAACACAGAGAGAGTCTAGAACAGGAGAGGACAGGCAACAGTGGTGGTTCAGTGGTGAGGCTTTCCCAGATTGGTGACAACTCACAGCAGCAGCTCTCACTTCTACCTCCAGATGAGGTGGCACAGCTGGAGCAGGCTGTACGGCAGCTGCAAGCGAAGGGATTCTGCAACATCCATCTCCAGAGTGAGAATTCACTCTCAAAACAAAGACACCATCAACTTCAACAGCAGCAATTCCAACAGCACCAGCAGCAAATCCAACATCAGCAGCAGCaaatccagcagcagcagcagcacatccAGCAACAAGAGCAACAAATCCAGTTGCAGCAGCAGCAACACCAGCAGCAGCAAGCTCTGGAGAACCTTCAACATCAGCTCTTTCAGCCCCAGGTTCAGATACATTGTAGTTCAGAGCAGCAGAGCTCTTCCAAAGGTATAGTGCAGAATGGAAGTTCCCTCTTCCAGCAAACCCCAGcccaagagcagcagcaacaagcATCCCTGTTTCAACAAGCAACTGGCTTTCTTCAGCAGCAGCCCAGTCATTCCCCACCTTCTCTGTTTCACAACCCTACAGCCATGACCGAATCCCAAAGCCCACAGGAGGCTCTTTTCCACACACAGAAGACCTCACCCAGTCAGGATCAGGTCCAAGCTTCCCTTTTCCAAAACAATCAGACAATTCTTAGTAGGTCCAACATGTCAGCGGAAGCTCACCCATCTACGACCAGTATGTTTCTTTCCCAAAATGCCATACCAGGTCAACTTGCCATTAACGCCGGCCAGCCACAGCAACTGGCCTTTCACACTTCTATGCAGACATCTTCTCTCGAGGCACCATCTGTATTTCCGACTCCACCCCAACTGTCCCCCATTCAGCAAGGCACTCCGATGGAGCAGCAGCAATCACCACAGCATACCCAACCTGGATCCATGTTCCAGAGCATCTCCCAGTCAGCAAGCAAACTTCCCTCTGGTCAGCAGCAGCAGGCTGGTCTACTCCTCGGTTCCTTAAATTCTCCAGTGACACAAGAGCAAACTTCCAATTTGTTATTTGGTGGGCAAGTCCAGATAGGATCGATGAACAACAGTAGCCTATCTTCTCCAGAACAACAGAACACTTCCCTTCCCTTTTCTCAGACCGGCATGGTTACAGTCAGGCAGCAGGAGTCACCTGAACCCATGACATTTCAGGATCAGACTACTATGGGGGTCAGCCCCTCCTCAAATAAGCCCATCTTCCAAGACCAGCAACCAATGCAGTTGGCACCAAGTTCTGGTATAGGCCCTTCACAGTCTGTAAACCTCTTCATGGCCCAATCCAGCATGCAAGGGAGTATGGCTTCTCAAGAAACCATTTTTGCATCACAGAGTGATGTAAGCCGAATTCAGACTAGCACTTCCTCTCCAGTACAACAGCCTGGTCAACTCTTTCAGACCACAATGAGTGGAAGCCTCAACCAGCCCAATCAGAATCAGCAGCCAGACCTGTTCCTCTTTGAGATTCAGAACG AGTGCCGTCAGCTAATGAACAGCCAAGGATCTACACTGTCTGACCAGATCATTGCCATCAATCAGTCTGGACAGACTCAGCAAGAGAGTGAAGATCAAATCCAGTCTTTACTTGGGCAGCCTATAGCAGACCCAGGAACTGTGCAAACCACCTTGACAACCTCTCAGAACATGGAGAAGATTGACCACCTTCTGGTGAGCCTACAGGAGCAAGCCAATAACATCTCCCACTCCTACTAG
- the LOC113106460 gene encoding nuclear factor of activated T-cells 5-like isoform X1 — protein sequence MPSDFTSLFSADVDLDSPNSLYSKESVYDLLPKELQLPSSREQNVAAMSQKSGGEAGPPPSTALATDASSVSSALSMGSPRSAFPTSFTSASERIAVHESSTPGDVSNQRKAEVLAAENKLSGREEGGQQTQQQHQMTPSKRPVLNISPPPEDLFDESNMSCQDELFLDSEQSSNIWIEKSVSNFSIVSSSSYNDNTEVPRKARKCTPRQKPGPKSVPAEEVSMDVFDADSAKGPHFVLSQLGPDSKTCSKANSDGPQASGLKGGILSRQYPQKSEGKELKIVVQPETQHRARYLTEGSRGSVKDRTQQGFPTIKLEGVKESVVLQIFVANDAGRVKPHGFYQACRVTGRNTTTCREVDIEGTTVIEVPLDPSSNMTLAVDCVGILKLRNADVEARIGVAGSKRKSTRARLVFRVNIQRPDGSVLTLQTSSSPILCTQPAGVPEILKKSLHSCSVKGGSEVFIIGKNFLKGTKVLFQESASDDKSWKAEADIDMEFFHQNHLIVKVPPYQNPAITSPVSVGIYVVTNAGRSHDVQPFTYTPEPETCSFTVVDASVKKEVLPPVTPCCFEQMKVIDTALLTPVLPLVKREEVTPMEVSSKPSAFKTSEVISSAQQTLDMSAEDSTNNCKFSSPLVHQTREQDQSQNSVFSNKEPFSTIQEQSLAPSGSFHVPNKSLLQQGAQPFLLEHRESLEQERTGNSGGSVVRLSQIGDNSQQQLSLLPPDEVAQLEQAVRQLQAKGFCNIHLQSENSLSKQRHHQLQQQQFQQHQQQIQHQQQQIQQQQQHIQQQEQQIQLQQQQHQQQQALENLQHQLFQPQVQIHCSSEQQSSSKGIVQNGSSLFQQTPAQEQQQQASLFQQATGFLQQQPSHSPPSLFHNPTAMTESQSPQEALFHTQKTSPSQDQVQASLFQNNQTILSRSNMSAEAHPSTTSMFLSQNAIPGQLAINAGQPQQLAFHTSMQTSSLEAPSVFPTPPQLSPIQQGTPMEQQQSPQHTQPGSMFQSISQSASKLPSGQQQQAGLLLGSLNSPVTQEQTSNLLFGGQVQIGSMNNSSLSSPEQQNTSLPFSQTGMVTVRQQESPEPMTFQDQTTMGVSPSSNKPIFQDQQPMQLAPSSGIGPSQSVNLFMAQSSMQGSMASQETIFASQSDVSRIQTSTSSPVQQPGQLFQTTMSGSLNQPNQNQQPDLFLFEIQNECRQLMNSQGSTLSDQIIAINQSGQTQQESEDQIQSLLGQPIADPGTVQTTLTTSQNMEKIDHLLVSLQEQANNISHSY from the exons ATGCCTCGTCCGTCTCTTCTGCTTTGAGCATGGGAAGTCCTCGCAGTGCTTTTCCCACCTCTTTCACCTCAGCTTCAGAGCGGATCGCCGTGCACGAGAGCAGCACACCGGGAGATGTTAGCAATCAAAGAAAAGCAGAGGTTCTGGCTGCTGAAAACAAGCTTTCCGGTCGAGAAGAAGGTGGCCAGCAGACCCAGCAGCAGCACCAGATGACACCCTCCAAACGGCCTGTCCTCAACATCTCGCCTCCACCAGAGGACCTGTTCGATGAGAGCAACATGTCCTGCCAGGATGAGCTCTTTCTCGACTCGGAGCAGAGTAGCAACATCTGGATAGAAAAGTCGGTGTCCAACTTCAGCATTGTGAGCTCCAGCTCCTACAATGACAACACCGAAGTTCCCCGCAAGGCCCGCAAGTGCACCCCGCGACAGAAGCCCGGGCCAAAATCGGTCCCTGCTGAAGAGGTCAGCATGGATGTGTTTGATGCAGATAGTGCCAAAGGTCCACACTTTGTGCTCTCGCAACTTGGCCCAGACAGCAAGACCTGTTCCAAAGCAAA CTCTGATGGACCACAAGCTTCTGGCCTTAAAGGTGGGATACTGTCTCGTCAGTATCCTCAGAAAAGTGAAGGGAAAGAACTGAAGATTGTGGTGCAGCCTGAGACTCAGCATAGAGCGCGTTACCTAACTGAAGGCAGCCGTGGGTCTGTGAAAGACAGAACACAGCAGGGTTTCCCTACTATCAAG CTCGAGGGTGTGAAGGAGTCAGTGGTCCTGCAGATTTTTGTCGCCAATGATGCTGGACGTGTAAAGCCCCATGGCTTCTACCAGGCTTGCAGAGTTACTGGCCGTAACACAACCACCTGTAGGGAAGTGGACATCGAAGGCACCACTGTCATCGAAGTGCCTCTGGATCCCAGCAGCAATATGACTCTGGC TGTAGACTGCGTGGGGATCCTAAAGCTCAGGAATGCTGATGTGGAGGCCCGTATTGGGGTGGCTGGATCTAAGAGGAAGAGCACCCGCGCCAGACTGGTGTTTCGAGTCAACATCCAACGCCCGGATGGCTCTGTGCTCACATTACAGACCTCTTCGTCTCCCATACTGTGCA CCCAGCCTGCAGGAGTACCTGAGATTCTCAAGAAGAGTTTGCACAGCTGTTCAGTTAAAGGGGGGAGTGAAGTCTTTATTATTGGAAAAAACTTTCTCAAAGGAACCAAGGTCTTATTTCAGGAGAGTGCTTCAG ATGATAAATCCTGGAAGGCAGAGGCTGACATTGACATGGAGTTTTTCCATCAG AATCACCTTATTGTCAAAGTCCCTCCATATCAAAATCCAGCTATCACATCTCCTGTATCTGTTGGTATCTATGTTGTTACGAATGCTGGACGTTCCCATGATGTTCAACCATTTACATACACTCCAGAGCCAG AAACATGCTCTTTTACAGTTGTCGATGCTTCTGTGAAAAAGGAAGTCTTGCCTCCAGTGACACCTTGTTGTTTTGAACAAATGAAAG TAATAGATACCGCCTTGCTGACGCCAGTTTTGCCTCTTGTTAAACGAGAAGAGGTCACTCCAATGGAGGTCTCCAGTAAACCTTCGGCTTTCAAG ACCTCTGAAGTCATCAGTTCAGCCCAGCAAACCTTAGATATGAGTGCCGAGGACTCCACCAATAACTGCAAATTTTCCAGTCCACTGGTACACCAAACAAGAGAACAGGATCAATCTCAGAACTCTGTCTTTTCCAACAAAGAACCATTCAGCACCATCCAGGAACAGAGTCTTGCACCCAGTGGCTCTTTCCATGTGCCTAATAAATCTCTACTTCAGCAAGGAGCTCAGCCATTCCTCTTGGAACACAGAGAGAGTCTAGAACAGGAGAGGACAGGCAACAGTGGTGGTTCAGTGGTGAGGCTTTCCCAGATTGGTGACAACTCACAGCAGCAGCTCTCACTTCTACCTCCAGATGAGGTGGCACAGCTGGAGCAGGCTGTACGGCAGCTGCAAGCGAAGGGATTCTGCAACATCCATCTCCAGAGTGAGAATTCACTCTCAAAACAAAGACACCATCAACTTCAACAGCAGCAATTCCAACAGCACCAGCAGCAAATCCAACATCAGCAGCAGCaaatccagcagcagcagcagcacatccAGCAACAAGAGCAACAAATCCAGTTGCAGCAGCAGCAACACCAGCAGCAGCAAGCTCTGGAGAACCTTCAACATCAGCTCTTTCAGCCCCAGGTTCAGATACATTGTAGTTCAGAGCAGCAGAGCTCTTCCAAAGGTATAGTGCAGAATGGAAGTTCCCTCTTCCAGCAAACCCCAGcccaagagcagcagcaacaagcATCCCTGTTTCAACAAGCAACTGGCTTTCTTCAGCAGCAGCCCAGTCATTCCCCACCTTCTCTGTTTCACAACCCTACAGCCATGACCGAATCCCAAAGCCCACAGGAGGCTCTTTTCCACACACAGAAGACCTCACCCAGTCAGGATCAGGTCCAAGCTTCCCTTTTCCAAAACAATCAGACAATTCTTAGTAGGTCCAACATGTCAGCGGAAGCTCACCCATCTACGACCAGTATGTTTCTTTCCCAAAATGCCATACCAGGTCAACTTGCCATTAACGCCGGCCAGCCACAGCAACTGGCCTTTCACACTTCTATGCAGACATCTTCTCTCGAGGCACCATCTGTATTTCCGACTCCACCCCAACTGTCCCCCATTCAGCAAGGCACTCCGATGGAGCAGCAGCAATCACCACAGCATACCCAACCTGGATCCATGTTCCAGAGCATCTCCCAGTCAGCAAGCAAACTTCCCTCTGGTCAGCAGCAGCAGGCTGGTCTACTCCTCGGTTCCTTAAATTCTCCAGTGACACAAGAGCAAACTTCCAATTTGTTATTTGGTGGGCAAGTCCAGATAGGATCGATGAACAACAGTAGCCTATCTTCTCCAGAACAACAGAACACTTCCCTTCCCTTTTCTCAGACCGGCATGGTTACAGTCAGGCAGCAGGAGTCACCTGAACCCATGACATTTCAGGATCAGACTACTATGGGGGTCAGCCCCTCCTCAAATAAGCCCATCTTCCAAGACCAGCAACCAATGCAGTTGGCACCAAGTTCTGGTATAGGCCCTTCACAGTCTGTAAACCTCTTCATGGCCCAATCCAGCATGCAAGGGAGTATGGCTTCTCAAGAAACCATTTTTGCATCACAGAGTGATGTAAGCCGAATTCAGACTAGCACTTCCTCTCCAGTACAACAGCCTGGTCAACTCTTTCAGACCACAATGAGTGGAAGCCTCAACCAGCCCAATCAGAATCAGCAGCCAGACCTGTTCCTCTTTGAGATTCAGAACG AGTGCCGTCAGCTAATGAACAGCCAAGGATCTACACTGTCTGACCAGATCATTGCCATCAATCAGTCTGGACAGACTCAGCAAGAGAGTGAAGATCAAATCCAGTCTTTACTTGGGCAGCCTATAGCAGACCCAGGAACTGTGCAAACCACCTTGACAACCTCTCAGAACATGGAGAAGATTGACCACCTTCTGGTGAGCCTACAGGAGCAAGCCAATAACATCTCCCACTCCTACTAG